The following are from one region of the Actinoplanes sp. L3-i22 genome:
- a CDS encoding response regulator transcription factor: MAAEVVRVVVRSSDAISREGLESFLRSSPQVTVPAEREAADADVVVVCCDRFSSEVIAMLRLAAAEKGAPVVLVADEITGTDLLIAVECRVVGILPRAAVSTERLLHAVLAAASGGGVMPPNLVGELLKHLERLQSEVLAPHGLNASGLTPREVDVLRLMADGLDTNEIAGELCYSERTVKNVIYSMTNRLNLRNRSHAVAYAMRTGMI, encoded by the coding sequence GTGGCAGCGGAAGTGGTTCGGGTGGTGGTGCGTTCGTCGGATGCGATCAGCCGGGAGGGGCTGGAGAGCTTCCTGCGGTCCAGTCCTCAGGTGACGGTGCCGGCCGAGCGGGAGGCCGCGGACGCCGACGTCGTGGTCGTCTGCTGCGACCGGTTCAGCTCGGAGGTGATCGCGATGCTGCGCCTGGCGGCGGCCGAGAAGGGCGCGCCGGTCGTGCTGGTCGCCGACGAGATCACCGGGACCGACCTGCTGATCGCGGTCGAGTGCCGGGTGGTGGGCATCCTGCCGCGGGCCGCGGTCAGCACCGAGCGGCTGCTGCACGCCGTGCTCGCCGCGGCGTCCGGCGGTGGCGTCATGCCCCCGAACCTGGTCGGCGAGCTGCTCAAGCATCTGGAGCGGCTGCAGAGCGAGGTGCTCGCCCCGCACGGACTGAACGCGTCCGGGCTGACCCCGCGCGAGGTGGACGTGCTGCGGCTGATGGCCGACGGCCTGGACACCAACGAGATCGCGGGGGAGCTGTGCTACTCCGAGCGGACGGTCAAGAACGTGATCTACAGCATGACGAACCGGCTCAACCTGCGGAACCGGTCGCACGCGGTGGCGTACGCGATGCGCACCGGCATGATCTGA
- a CDS encoding BTAD domain-containing putative transcriptional regulator, which translates to MTRLRVELMGSLRLWRDDAELDGGPRQQRCLLALLLARAGQPIGMTDLVGLIWGNEGPASAVNVVHKYVGALRRLLEPGLPLRAPGSFLARHGTGYRFLAVPGMLDLLEFRRLVAEARSSLAGGRPDQAVDRYAEAARLVRGPAGDGLADNATAATAFAGIDGEFFDAVVAAARLAVRTGRPAELLAPLRLATEMAPLSEPLHAGLVTTLAAAGHRAEALARYRQMRDRLVAELGVEPGPELTAAQRHVLTRDADPAVPASAAAPPRPVRPAQLPPDQPLFAGRETELSRLLELAAGTRDGRRTGPLVIAVDGMAGVGKSTLVTHFAHRVAADFTAGQLHLDLQGHLGEGSLSAGAALRALLHGLGARAPDVPDTFDALVGMYRSLTAGLDILILLDNAYDPPQVRPLLPNSAGSLVLITSRRALTGLAVSAGARLFHARLPELPEARELFRVRLAATGRRFGDQARLDEIIELCGRLPLALAILAARLGARPQLSPATVAADLRDGARRLDAFTERGGADPRGAFAWSYRQLSPGAARLFRLLSAAPGPGITAETWVRLAGQDPERTRAEVEELAEAALICVGPHGVIAWHVLVRAYAAELLALSP; encoded by the coding sequence GTGACACGACTGCGTGTGGAGCTGATGGGCTCGTTGCGGCTCTGGCGCGACGACGCCGAGCTGGACGGCGGCCCGCGCCAGCAACGCTGCCTGCTGGCCCTGCTGCTGGCCCGGGCCGGTCAGCCGATCGGGATGACCGACCTGGTCGGCCTGATCTGGGGGAACGAGGGCCCGGCCAGCGCGGTCAACGTCGTGCACAAGTACGTCGGCGCCCTGCGCCGCCTGCTGGAACCCGGCCTGCCGTTGCGCGCCCCCGGGTCGTTCCTGGCCCGGCACGGTACCGGCTACCGGTTCCTGGCCGTCCCCGGGATGCTCGACCTGCTGGAGTTCCGCCGCCTGGTCGCCGAGGCCCGGTCCAGCCTGGCCGGCGGCCGCCCGGACCAGGCGGTCGACCGTTACGCCGAAGCGGCCCGCCTGGTCCGCGGGCCGGCCGGCGACGGCCTGGCCGACAACGCGACCGCCGCGACCGCCTTCGCCGGCATCGACGGCGAGTTCTTCGACGCGGTCGTCGCGGCGGCCCGGCTCGCGGTCCGCACCGGCCGCCCGGCCGAGCTGCTCGCCCCGCTCCGGCTGGCCACCGAGATGGCTCCGCTCAGCGAGCCGCTGCACGCCGGCCTGGTCACGACGCTCGCCGCGGCCGGGCACCGGGCCGAGGCGCTGGCGCGGTACCGGCAGATGCGCGACCGGCTCGTCGCCGAGCTCGGCGTCGAGCCCGGACCGGAGCTGACCGCGGCCCAGCGGCACGTGCTGACCCGGGACGCCGACCCGGCCGTCCCAGCGTCGGCCGCCGCCCCGCCCCGCCCGGTGCGCCCGGCGCAGCTGCCGCCCGATCAGCCGCTGTTCGCCGGGCGCGAGACCGAGCTGAGCCGGCTGCTCGAACTGGCGGCCGGGACGCGCGACGGCCGGCGCACCGGTCCGCTGGTGATCGCCGTCGACGGGATGGCCGGGGTCGGCAAGTCCACCCTGGTCACGCACTTCGCGCACCGGGTGGCGGCGGACTTCACGGCCGGTCAGCTCCACCTCGACCTGCAGGGACACCTGGGGGAGGGGAGCCTGTCGGCCGGGGCGGCGCTGCGCGCGCTGCTGCACGGGCTGGGCGCCCGCGCGCCCGACGTGCCGGACACGTTCGACGCGCTGGTCGGCATGTACCGCAGCCTGACCGCGGGGCTGGACATCCTGATCCTGCTCGACAACGCGTACGACCCGCCCCAGGTGCGCCCGCTGTTGCCGAACTCGGCCGGGAGTCTGGTGCTGATCACCAGCCGGCGGGCGCTGACCGGCCTGGCCGTGTCGGCCGGCGCCCGGCTGTTCCACGCCCGCCTGCCGGAGCTGCCCGAGGCCCGCGAGTTGTTCCGGGTCCGGCTCGCCGCCACCGGCCGCCGGTTCGGCGACCAGGCCCGCCTCGACGAGATCATCGAGCTGTGCGGGCGGCTGCCGCTGGCCCTCGCGATCCTGGCCGCCCGGCTCGGGGCGCGCCCGCAGCTGTCACCGGCCACGGTCGCCGCCGACCTGCGCGACGGCGCCCGGCGTCTCGACGCGTTCACCGAGCGCGGCGGCGCCGATCCGCGCGGCGCGTTCGCCTGGTCCTACCGGCAGCTGAGCCCGGGAGCGGCCCGGTTGTTCCGCCTGCTGTCGGCGGCGCCGGGGCCCGGCATCACCGCCGAGACCTGGGTCCGCCTGGCCGGGCAGGACCCGGAGCGCACCCGGGCCGAGGTGGAGGAGCTGGCCGAGGCGGCGCTGATCTGCGTCGGACCGCACGGCGTCATCGCCTGGCACGTGCTGGTCCGGGCGTACGCCGCGGAGCTGCTCGCGCTGAGCCCCTGA
- a CDS encoding BTAD domain-containing putative transcriptional regulator yields the protein MSAARRTGPPGPRFQILGPLRLWRDGAELETGPPQQAHVLALLLAAAGRPVSTNDLVDLIWGEDAPASALNILHKYIGTLRRLLEPGLSPRASGSYLLRRGTGYLIAAGPDALDLARFRTLTRAAHAGRGAGNPADALDHYVEAIRLWHGSTGDALIRGAAGAPIATGLDGEFYAACAAAAELAATLGQAARVLPALRLAASMAPLHEQVQASLITALAADGQQAAALATFRAVRDRLAEELGIDPGPALRDAQRQVLERSVVPAGAAAPPAQLPPGLRTFVGRTSELVTLAELLARPRTGPLVVALHGMGGVGKSALTLRFAHQVAEEFPDGHLYLDLRGNTEPLTAGEALHGLSTSFGVPANVPATTGAYRSLIAGRRLLIVLDNAEDEAQVRPLLPNSPRCLVLVSGRTPLIGLAALDGAHLMHVDLPDAASAGALFRRRLDRPAEARVVDEIVDLCGRLPLALATLAGRLSARPRLSPAAVATELRHGPHRLAAFPSGPGMTDPRSTFTWSYQRLSPAAARLFRLFALTPAPAVTLAACASLGGERPSVIRPLLRELVEAGLLDEDDHGGYSAHVLVRACGEELLLAGEPAADRATAATRLLQHYLGSCFRVLSLLAPPPARVVPDPPLPGVVPEHPASAAEARQWFESHREVLCAAVRLAARAGAGVAAWQLAQVLGPLLRMSGRFDDWQEVVRVSLDAARAAGDRIGEAHVLRGLAGTRPALGEYRPTGT from the coding sequence ATGTCCGCAGCACGCCGTACCGGTCCGCCCGGCCCGCGTTTCCAGATCCTCGGTCCGCTCCGGTTGTGGCGGGACGGCGCCGAACTGGAGACCGGGCCGCCGCAGCAGGCCCACGTGCTGGCGCTGCTGCTCGCCGCGGCCGGCCGACCGGTCAGCACGAACGACCTGGTGGACCTGATCTGGGGTGAGGACGCGCCGGCCAGCGCGCTCAACATCCTGCACAAGTACATCGGCACGCTGCGGCGGCTGCTGGAGCCCGGGCTGTCCCCGCGGGCGTCCGGCTCGTACCTGCTGCGCCGTGGCACCGGGTACCTGATCGCGGCCGGTCCGGACGCTCTGGACCTGGCCCGGTTCCGCACCCTGACCCGGGCCGCGCACGCCGGTCGCGGGGCCGGGAACCCGGCCGACGCGCTGGACCACTACGTCGAGGCGATCCGGCTCTGGCACGGCTCCACCGGGGACGCGCTGATCCGGGGAGCGGCCGGCGCGCCCATCGCCACCGGCCTGGACGGGGAGTTCTACGCCGCGTGCGCCGCCGCCGCCGAGCTCGCCGCCACGCTCGGGCAGGCCGCCCGGGTGCTGCCGGCGCTGCGGCTGGCCGCGTCGATGGCTCCGCTGCACGAGCAGGTCCAGGCGAGCCTGATCACCGCGCTGGCCGCGGACGGACAGCAGGCGGCGGCGCTCGCGACGTTCCGGGCGGTCCGCGACCGCCTGGCCGAGGAGCTCGGCATCGACCCCGGGCCGGCGCTGCGGGACGCGCAGCGGCAGGTCCTCGAACGGAGCGTGGTCCCGGCCGGGGCCGCCGCGCCGCCGGCTCAGCTTCCGCCCGGCCTGCGGACCTTCGTCGGCCGGACGAGCGAGCTGGTCACGCTGGCCGAGCTGCTCGCCCGGCCGCGAACCGGGCCGCTGGTGGTGGCTCTGCACGGGATGGGCGGGGTCGGGAAGTCGGCACTGACCCTCCGCTTCGCGCATCAGGTCGCCGAGGAGTTCCCCGACGGTCACCTCTACCTCGACCTCCGCGGGAACACCGAACCGCTGACCGCGGGCGAGGCTCTGCACGGGCTGTCGACCTCATTCGGCGTACCGGCGAACGTCCCGGCGACGACCGGGGCGTACCGCAGCCTGATCGCCGGCCGGCGTCTCCTGATCGTGCTCGACAACGCCGAGGACGAGGCGCAGGTCCGCCCGCTGCTGCCGAACTCGCCGCGGTGCCTGGTGCTGGTCTCCGGCCGGACACCGCTGATCGGTCTGGCCGCGCTGGACGGCGCCCACCTGATGCACGTCGACCTGCCGGACGCGGCTTCGGCCGGGGCGCTGTTCCGCCGGCGCCTCGACCGGCCCGCCGAGGCCCGCGTCGTCGACGAGATCGTCGACCTGTGCGGGCGTCTGCCGCTGGCGCTGGCCACCCTGGCCGGGCGGTTGAGTGCCCGGCCGCGGCTGTCGCCGGCCGCCGTCGCCACCGAGCTGCGGCACGGGCCGCACCGGCTCGCCGCGTTTCCGAGCGGGCCCGGGATGACCGATCCGCGGAGCACGTTCACCTGGTCGTACCAGCGGCTGAGCCCGGCCGCGGCCCGGCTGTTCCGGCTGTTCGCCCTGACCCCGGCGCCGGCCGTCACCCTGGCCGCCTGCGCGAGTCTCGGCGGCGAGCGGCCGTCGGTCATCCGCCCGCTGCTGCGCGAACTCGTCGAGGCCGGCCTGCTCGACGAGGACGACCACGGCGGCTACTCGGCGCATGTCCTGGTCCGGGCGTGCGGCGAGGAACTGCTGCTGGCCGGCGAGCCGGCCGCGGACCGGGCCACGGCGGCGACCCGGCTGCTCCAGCACTACCTGGGCAGCTGCTTCCGGGTGCTCTCGCTGCTGGCCCCGCCGCCGGCCCGGGTCGTCCCGGATCCGCCGCTCCCCGGCGTCGTCCCGGAGCACCCGGCCTCGGCGGCCGAGGCGCGGCAGTGGTTCGAGAGCCACCGGGAGGTCCTGTGCGCGGCCGTCCGGCTCGCGGCACGGGCCGGGGCCGGGGTCGCCGCGTGGCAGCTCGCGCAGGTCCTCGGGCCGCTGCTGCGGATGAGCGGGCGGTTCGACGACTGGCAGGAGGTCGTGCGGGTCTCGCTGGACGCGGCCCGCGCGGCCGGTGACCGGATCGGCGAGGCGCACGTGCTGCGCGGCCTGGCCGGCACCCGCCCGGCCCTCGGCGAGTACCGGCCGACCGGCACCTGA
- a CDS encoding AAA family ATPase, whose product MNTDADRPVALIGRDDECRALDELIGSVRAGHSRALVLLGEPGIGKSALLEHLTNKADDVRVLRATGIRAESELPFAGLHQMFGSMIERIDGLPAPRRTALRVAFGIEDGARPDRYVVALAVLNLVGDLAQPGPVLCLVDDEQWLDRPTVLALSFVARRMSAGAAGFVFASAGGTAELDGLPALTVSGLSARHAGELLDSALTGPLDPSVRHQIVAETRGNPSALLDLPRGVGPAALAGGFRFPGAMPLPRGAEAGYRDRLAALNPPARQFLLLAAAEPVGDATTLWAAAARLGLELTAATDALACGLVMIGARVEFRHPLARTAVYRAASLAQRREAHDALGAVTDPGSAPDRRAWHRAYAATGPDEVTADELERSADQARSRGGLAASAAFLERSAALTVDMRARVRRLLAAAEATRDSGSLETALGLVESAGSALLGDEDLARILRIRGLVGLEQYRRAEGVGLLLKAAAGFRATNRAAAVEAGLEALVGALSDAEPDDALIARTAAAVAELADRPADPPTVTDLLLRGLHRRVTVGYPAAAPVLRQAVQALVAARPSDRWSAFGAFRLILMLPAELMDERAWGVLVARQVAACRRDGALGVLPAALNFAAYQRVYEGDFFAAEALLGEANSVAAVTTGRSNAHTELIVSAWRGEEARTRELGGQVRASIAAGRGAFGFCADYADALLANGLGRFDVALPAARRVFRADQIPLGPAVAAELMDAAARTGATDDLRDVRDRLAERLACGPGPWLSGLHERSLALLAGDDAEHHFRESVRHLGETRGRLELARSHLMFGEWLRRRGRRGDARRHLREAHQSFRTLGAAAFAGRAARELSATGDAGARAAEEQRAELTAQEAQIARLAGDGLTNPEIGARLFISPRTVQYHLRKVFLKLGIMSRSQLRQALLAPAS is encoded by the coding sequence GTGAACACCGATGCCGACAGACCGGTCGCGTTGATCGGCCGCGATGACGAGTGCCGCGCGCTCGACGAGCTGATCGGGTCGGTGCGGGCCGGTCACAGCCGCGCGCTGGTCCTGCTCGGCGAACCCGGCATCGGCAAGAGCGCCCTGTTGGAGCACCTGACGAACAAGGCCGATGACGTACGGGTCCTGCGAGCCACCGGCATCCGGGCCGAATCGGAGCTGCCCTTCGCCGGCCTGCACCAGATGTTCGGCTCGATGATCGAGCGCATCGACGGGCTCCCGGCCCCGCGTCGCACCGCCCTGCGGGTCGCGTTCGGCATCGAGGACGGTGCCCGCCCGGACCGGTACGTGGTCGCCCTGGCCGTCCTCAACCTGGTCGGCGACCTGGCCCAGCCGGGACCGGTGCTCTGCCTGGTCGACGACGAGCAGTGGCTGGACCGGCCGACCGTGCTGGCCCTGTCGTTCGTGGCCCGGCGGATGTCGGCCGGGGCGGCCGGTTTCGTGTTCGCGTCGGCCGGCGGCACCGCCGAGCTGGACGGGCTGCCGGCGCTCACCGTGTCCGGGCTGTCCGCCCGGCACGCCGGGGAACTGCTCGACTCGGCGCTGACCGGCCCGCTGGACCCGAGCGTCCGGCACCAGATCGTGGCCGAGACCAGGGGAAACCCGTCGGCGCTGCTCGACCTGCCGCGCGGCGTCGGGCCGGCCGCGCTGGCCGGCGGCTTCCGGTTCCCCGGCGCGATGCCGCTGCCGCGCGGCGCCGAGGCCGGCTACCGGGACCGGCTCGCCGCCCTGAACCCGCCCGCGCGGCAGTTCCTGCTGCTCGCCGCGGCCGAACCGGTCGGCGACGCGACGACGTTGTGGGCGGCCGCGGCCCGCCTCGGCCTGGAGCTGACGGCGGCCACCGACGCTCTCGCGTGCGGCCTGGTCATGATCGGCGCCCGGGTCGAGTTCCGGCATCCGCTGGCCCGGACCGCCGTCTACCGCGCCGCGAGCCTGGCCCAGCGCCGCGAGGCCCACGACGCCCTGGGCGCGGTCACCGACCCGGGTTCGGCCCCGGACCGCCGGGCCTGGCATCGGGCGTACGCCGCGACCGGCCCGGACGAGGTGACCGCCGACGAGCTGGAGCGATCCGCGGATCAGGCCCGTTCCCGGGGCGGGCTGGCCGCGTCGGCCGCGTTCCTGGAACGGTCGGCCGCGCTCACCGTCGACATGCGGGCCCGGGTCCGCCGCCTGCTCGCCGCGGCCGAGGCGACGCGGGACTCGGGGTCCCTGGAAACCGCCCTCGGCCTGGTGGAGTCGGCCGGCTCGGCGCTCCTCGGCGACGAGGACCTCGCCCGGATCCTGCGGATCCGCGGACTGGTCGGGCTGGAGCAGTACCGGCGTGCGGAAGGCGTCGGCCTGCTCCTGAAGGCCGCCGCGGGATTCCGGGCCACCAACCGGGCAGCGGCCGTCGAAGCGGGTCTGGAAGCGCTGGTCGGGGCGCTGTCCGACGCGGAGCCCGACGACGCGCTGATCGCCCGGACGGCCGCCGCGGTGGCCGAGCTCGCCGACCGGCCGGCCGATCCACCGACCGTCACCGACCTGCTGCTACGCGGCCTGCACCGGCGGGTCACGGTCGGCTACCCGGCCGCCGCGCCGGTGCTGCGCCAGGCCGTGCAGGCCCTGGTCGCGGCCCGGCCGTCGGACCGCTGGTCGGCGTTCGGCGCGTTCCGGCTGATCCTGATGCTGCCCGCGGAACTGATGGACGAACGGGCGTGGGGAGTCCTGGTCGCCCGGCAGGTCGCGGCCTGCCGGCGGGACGGTGCCCTCGGCGTACTTCCGGCGGCCCTGAATTTCGCCGCCTACCAGCGCGTCTACGAGGGCGACTTCTTCGCGGCCGAAGCCCTGCTCGGCGAGGCGAACTCGGTCGCGGCGGTGACCACCGGCCGGTCGAACGCGCACACCGAGCTCATCGTCAGCGCGTGGCGCGGCGAGGAGGCCCGGACCCGCGAGCTCGGCGGTCAGGTGCGCGCGTCGATCGCGGCCGGGCGCGGCGCGTTCGGGTTCTGCGCCGACTACGCCGACGCGCTGCTGGCGAACGGGCTCGGCCGGTTCGACGTGGCACTCCCGGCGGCGCGACGGGTGTTCCGGGCCGACCAGATCCCGCTCGGCCCGGCGGTGGCCGCCGAGCTGATGGACGCGGCCGCCCGCACCGGCGCCACCGACGACCTGCGCGACGTCCGCGACCGGCTGGCCGAACGCCTGGCCTGCGGACCCGGCCCGTGGCTGTCCGGCCTGCACGAACGCAGCCTGGCGCTGCTCGCCGGCGACGACGCCGAGCACCACTTCCGCGAGTCGGTCCGGCACCTCGGCGAGACCCGCGGCCGCCTCGAACTGGCCCGCTCGCACCTGATGTTCGGCGAGTGGCTGCGCCGGCGGGGCCGCCGCGGCGACGCCCGCCGGCACCTGCGCGAGGCGCACCAGAGTTTCCGGACCCTGGGCGCCGCCGCCTTCGCCGGCCGGGCGGCGCGCGAGCTGTCCGCCACCGGCGACGCCGGGGCCCGGGCCGCCGAGGAGCAGCGGGCCGAGCTGACCGCGCAGGAGGCGCAGATCGCGAGGCTGGCCGGGGACGGCCTGACCAACCCGGAGATCGGCGCCCGGCTGTTCATCAGCCCGCGGACGGTCCAGTACCACCTGCGCAAGGTGTTCCTGAAGCTCGGCATCATGTCGCGATCCCAGCTGCGCCAGGCCCTCCTGGCCCCGGCCTCATAG
- a CDS encoding LuxR C-terminal-related transcriptional regulator → MSDPRRIPVAVHSADPLIHAGLTCLLRDSPGIDLRAADDDRVAVVVVVADRLGGPVLTDLRAWCRTRKVVLIVSGLSEAQLLSVLESGVSTVLFRHRVTAERLSDMVRAAARDDRDLPGEAVGQLVDAVLRLRREAPGDQGPMTERELDVLRLLADGLDTREIGGRLGCSDRTVKNVLHGITVRFRSRNRTHAVAHALRQGYL, encoded by the coding sequence ATGTCAGACCCACGCCGGATCCCGGTCGCCGTGCACAGCGCGGATCCGCTGATCCACGCCGGCCTGACCTGCCTCCTGCGGGACAGCCCGGGGATCGACCTGCGGGCCGCGGACGACGATCGGGTCGCGGTCGTGGTGGTCGTCGCCGATCGGCTCGGGGGCCCGGTGCTCACCGATCTGCGCGCCTGGTGTCGTACCCGAAAGGTGGTGTTGATCGTCTCGGGGTTGAGCGAGGCACAGCTGCTCAGCGTGCTGGAGAGCGGAGTCTCGACCGTCCTGTTCCGGCACCGGGTCACCGCGGAACGGTTGTCCGACATGGTCCGCGCGGCGGCCCGCGACGACCGGGATCTGCCCGGCGAGGCGGTGGGTCAACTGGTCGACGCGGTGCTGCGGCTGCGCCGGGAAGCCCCCGGCGACCAGGGTCCGATGACCGAGCGGGAGCTGGACGTGCTGCGGCTGCTGGCCGACGGCCTGGACACCCGGGAGATCGGCGGGCGGCTCGGCTGCTCGGACCGCACCGTCAAGAACGTGCTGCACGGCATCACGGTCCGATTCCGATCACGGAACCGGACCCACGCCGTCGCGCATGCCCTGCGCCAGGGGTACCTATGA